Genomic segment of Diachasmimorpha longicaudata isolate KC_UGA_2023 chromosome 14, iyDiaLong2, whole genome shotgun sequence:
AATTAAGCGACAAGGGACTGCCACAGAAGAATTAAAGGATGACTGTACAACAAAGCGTGTGAGAAAACGGACTTGTAACTCCACAAATGCCAAAGACTTGCCGAAAAATACCGAtgcaaaaacaaataaatctgattatttttttcatcccaatttcgaccaatcaaatggtggcatttcccgtcacgtggtacaagtaagagagttttacttcggatatttttcggatatttccctgtttgttgctaagcaatgaaaatatccgataaacaatttgtacgcgtttcaaaccccaaaactgtcattacaaaaaatcaagttcaaagactttacctcgacatgagcagatttggaggagaattcttggagattattgatcaaaaaattaaaaataatgttcctaataatacagtgaagacaaaagccacaatttggaaacaattctctgtattttgtgcagacagaaaatctACACTgaagaagccacaactacgagtgaaaaaccatactatatgacgtgaaatgccacacatttaattgtttgaaattggaatgaaaaaaataatccagccaaatacccctcgaccttcaaaattaatcggatatttccctccagtttccctgcgtagcaccgatcgggataagattcgcagaaaaaccctcgcgcttcgcgctcgggttttttaacctgcgaaccttatccctctcgttgctacgcaacgaaactctcgggaaatatccgataattttgaaggtcttggggtattaccaCTGAAAAAATCAGTGGAGAAATTTTTCTGGGTGAACATTTGCTAATGATGGAAGATTCAGATGATGCTGATAATCTCGTCTTGAGTCTGGAGACGTTATCTTTAACGCAAGGTGAGGTAGCATTTGCCTTCCATGTATTCCACTAATCGAATTTATATTGCATGTATACttataatattatattaattacaGATGCTCTCGAGGAATTTGATAAGCCAGAATCTACTAAACAAACAAGGAATAATCCAAAAAGGAATTACGATGAGCGCAGTGAAGACTACGAAACTGGTAAAAAGTTATTACATTTATCGTATAAATTGTGGTATAGGtagttgaaaattaatgcCGAATTCCAGTTACAGAAAGCGAGTACAATCCGTGTTCGTCATTAGACGCCTGGAGTAGTGCACCAGATATGGAAGGCAGTTCGATGGGTaaataattagaattaattatgaaaaattacaaaccATGCCTGATCATATTCTCCAAGCATGTACACTAAAATTTAGTGCAATTCTTTTCGAATTTCGTTGGTTCTTCCGCTATCTTTCAGATTCAGAGATATTGTTCAAAACCGTTAGTCAAAGATGAgccaacttatctcgttttaccatcTCGTTACAGAGATAATAATGTGATGAGTTTTTAGTAGAACCTAGcacgtatttttcatttcttaaaTGCAAAGTAATACTTATGGTTTTTTCAAACTATTTTCTTGTACTGTTTTAGAACAAAACGTAAGGGACTTGTCCGACTCGAATAATAAACAGAATAGAAGCCCTTCTCCTCCTAAAAAGCGTATCCGACGTTACCTTCGACCAATTAATTCAACCGCAAGAATACGACGGAGCATTGCCAAAAACGCGGGTGAATTCTATGAAACTTCCAATGGCAAAGTCATAAGAGCACGTCAGCGTAGACCACTCGAGAATTGTAGAATGAAGTGTGCGCAACGAATATCTGATCATTCATGTGAGTCACTCAGCGTTGGATATTGGAGTCTAAGAGCAGTCCATTGAAGCGACGTAATAGGAATATCTCTCTGAAATATTCAGTCTCTATCAAGGGTGAAACAGTCCCGATTTGTAAAGCttgttttcaaaaaatttttgacattTCAAACACATTCATTGCTACGATTGTAGCAAAGAAACTGCAAACTTCAAATGGGATTCCCACAGAAGATAAAAGAGGGCATCATCCATCAACCCGGAAATTATCTATTTCAACGCGTGACACTATTCGAAATCACATACGGAGTTTCCCGGCTTACGAGTCGCACTATGCTCGCAGCAAAAACTCCAAGAAATTCCTGCCTTCTCACTTGACCCGAACTCACATGTTCAAACTGTATGAGGAAGCACATCCTGACCATGCCATTTCCAGATGGTCATATGACCAAGAGATCAAGGCGCTTGGCTTGTCATTCAAGGAACCGAAAAATGACACGTACAAAACCTGCGATCAATTCCAGATTCAACTGAAATGCGCTACTACCGAGTTGAAGAAGACTTATGCGAAAGAACAACTGGAATCTCATTTGAATATGGCCAATGCACCATACAGCATGAAAGCCACTGACAAGCAAATCGCCAAAAGCAGTGACGGTAGGATAATTGTCACGACGTTTGACCTGCAGCAGTGTCTTCCAACCCCGAGCCTACCGACTGGACAAATATTCTATTCCAGACAATTGTGGACCTTTAATTTAACATGCCACCGTTGCACTGATGGTAAAAGCTTCAATTAGATGTGGCATGAAGGAATTGCTTCAAGAGGTGCGAATCAGATTTCATCGGCAGTTTTCGATTACCTAGTAACACTCCCTGACAGTGTAGAACATGTAATATTCTACTCAGATTCTTGTGCTGGCCAAAACAAGAATTCAATTGTGGTTACAATGTTTTTGTGtgctcttcaaaaaaaaacgcaCACTTAAAATTATCGATCACAAGTTTTTATATCCAGGGCACACTCGAAACGAGTGTGATTCTGATCACTCTGCCATTGAACGGACGAAGCGGAGGACGCAGCACATTTATATACCAAGAGATTACTATAACATCGTGTGAAACATGGGAAGACGCTACCAAGTTATTGTAATGGATTTGGAGAAGCAATTCAATTTCAGTGAGTTTCTAGCTACTGTGTAaggaatttccaagaattcctTAAGACATCCCGGGATCCAAGGAAAATATCCGGAAGGGGGTGAGTAcgtcgagagagagagacagcgagagaggcTTAGATATAAGTTAGGATAAAGAAAATAGGGAAATTAGAGTAATCGGGAGAATAACTCCCCAGATCATGCGGGGAAAACCCGAGAATTATAGAGAAAGGGGTAATAGGAGTTAGGAGGATCGGAAACATTAGGGATGCGGGGACCAAGGGGAATTCCCGGTTATGAGCCAAATTTACCGAGCTACGTGGAATTCCCTGAGGATCACTCCCcccgtttagatttttttggatacGTGTAGGAGTATGAAAAATACCGCTCGATGTAGGGATcaagagggagggggagatacGTTTTGGGTTTAGGGTGGCAGACCTAGGGGCCTAGAGCAGCCCTAGTAACCCCTAGGATAGCCAAAAAGgctgaatattaaataaataagtaaagTTAGATTTTAGGGTAAAATTTAGGGTTCCCATTTTCCTCTGATCCTCGAGAAAACAACCAGAAGGATCTAATCGCGTTCCGTGGACAGAATGTTTAagaataaagagaaaaataataataaagaatcaTCTCCCGATCCAGAGATGCTAGGAGGGTAGAGTAACCCCATTTGAATTTCGAATGCGGTTGGCGCGCGTGCCTCCGGTTGACACGGAGACGCCAGCGCCATTAGTGCCGAGTGCGACCGCAACTCGCCTATTGCGATTATTCCATTGTCGGAAAACACGTGTGACGGACGCTAAATATTGAagtgcaaaaataaataacatctGAGTGCATTTGAATAGTGAAAACTCCTCGTCGACGCCACCTCAATTTAAGGAGACACCCTGGAGGCCAAAAGCAACAAGTTTGGGTCGAGAAATAAGGTCAGGGAGGTTATCCGTTGGATTTTTGCCGGTCGTCGCCGGTCGACAATAGAACACGTGGGTAACGAGCCACAGGTGAGATTACATCATTCAATAGTTAGGGTAGAGGTAAGGGGAATactgtgattttattttgttaattccTCATCTCGGTAccgttaaaattaattcatagtattttttttagagaatAAGATCTGTGTTGATGGAAATATGCCACTTCCCTGGGCGAGGGGGAAGCGGAGAAAGTTTTTGCCGTCTCCCTAGGGCGAGGGGAGGCGGAGAGGGAATCGCCCAAGACAATGGTGCCAGACGGCATAGATTTTGGGAATAAGCTTCAGTTTTTGATTTTGGACAAGAAAAATCGCAGTAGAGTTTTCGACAGAGAGGAAGAAACAGTTCGGTTTTGGACTCTGAAGCGTACGGTAGGGATTTTGATAGAAGAAGTGTCGGTTAGACCACCGAAGGGTACGTATCGTAGTGCGAGTGATCAGGGTTGATCGAATGCGGGGCGATTAGCTAGGAAGGTGATCGCGATGCGTGAGTGATACCCATAAGGAATCAtcacgagaatttttaatcctcTGAGGTAATTTAGAGGAATTTAGAGAATTATGTTGCCTCCCGATGGGTGGAGGAGATTTCCGCGATATCCGTTTCGTTTATAGGGAtttgtcaattatttaattggaagtagggatttgctctgagcgattcagagagaaaaacaattcaaagggttaattaagctaaaatttagaaatttcgaGCCTCGTCTTTTGCGTTATCTCTCTCGGCGGACTCGTAGGTATTTAAAAGAGATTATGATGTATCACTTATGGTTATTTAAGATTCTTTAAAGATAATAGTTTCTTTCGTTTCTGATTAtggttaattattaaaataatgtattagaattaattgaaacatTATCAAagacattaattaaatttatttattgaaagttttaggggttttgttattttcttttgtggATGAAAGTCCGACGAACCACCTCCATCCGGACtacgccctctctccacaacctaccCCCTGAGCAGCGCGGGTATTCAAGGTCTTCCCATGGATTCGTAAGCAAAGCTATGTGTTTTTAGTTTTATGAATTTTGGTTTACGTTAAGAATCAGTTTATTGAGACTCCGGTTTGTCGTCCCCCGGTAAAAAGGACGGCTGGCGCCCAACAAATGTTGCTTGCGAATCCAGGGGAAAGGGCAGTTAACGGGTTTTTCTCAAccccgaggaaaaatctcgttacaACTGGTACAGTTCGAAAGGTAAATTGCAACGtaaagggagaaaaaatattatggagGAATATTCAGTGGCTCAGATATAATGCATCTACACTTGGATTAGTCCAATATAAGCATGGCCTCAATGAAAATGACAACTTTCACTTAATGgatatgagaagaaaaaattttttacccgAATTGAAGTTTCGCTGTCTTCGTACTTCACCAAATCCGATTCATAAGGACAAAAAGGCGGATTTGATGAAACTTCTACCGTTGATCGATGAGGACAGCCG
This window contains:
- the LOC135169138 gene encoding uncharacterized protein LOC135169138 — encoded protein: MFKLYEEAHPDHAISRWSYDQEIKALGLSFKEPKNDTYKTCDQFQIQLKCATTELKKTYAKEQLESHLNMANAPYSMKATDKQIAKSSDGRIIVTTFDLQQCLPTPSLPTGQIFYSRQLWTFNLTCHRCTDGHTRNECDSDHSAIERTKRRTQHIYIPRDYYNIV